One genomic region from Desulfurella amilsii encodes:
- a CDS encoding class I SAM-dependent methyltransferase, with translation MGNQDIVKNNFGSKALNYRLSSTHSNSDDLERMINFLKPKHNDIVLDIATGAGHTAIAFAKVNSNVVAIDITKEMLLQAQIASKQASVDNIEFLEADVHNLPFRDNFFDIVACRFAVHHFYNVQKTLKEMCRVLKPEAKFYILDCSVIDGDETEMVINRLEALRDSSHVYSLSKRQWIKLLKDLPLEIKNIDLLKRQYKLPEWFDRMGTNNDNRQKIFELLNNLSENSKSFYQFSQTFIDTYYIEIIAKKL, from the coding sequence ATGGGAAATCAAGACATAGTAAAAAATAATTTTGGCAGTAAAGCTTTAAATTACAGATTAAGCTCAACACACTCAAATTCAGATGACTTGGAAAGAATGATTAATTTTTTAAAGCCCAAACATAATGACATTGTTTTAGATATTGCAACGGGTGCTGGTCATACAGCTATTGCTTTTGCTAAAGTAAACAGCAATGTAGTTGCTATTGATATTACCAAAGAGATGTTGTTGCAAGCTCAAATAGCATCAAAACAAGCTAGTGTAGATAATATTGAGTTTTTAGAAGCAGATGTGCACAATTTACCATTTAGAGATAATTTTTTTGATATCGTTGCCTGTAGGTTTGCAGTACATCACTTTTACAATGTACAAAAAACTTTAAAAGAGATGTGCAGGGTTTTGAAACCAGAAGCAAAATTCTATATTCTTGATTGTTCTGTTATTGACGGCGATGAAACAGAAATGGTAATTAATCGTTTAGAAGCTTTAAGAGATAGCTCGCATGTTTACTCTTTATCTAAAAGACAATGGATTAAACTACTTAAAGATTTGCCACTAGAGATTAAAAATATTGATCTTCTAAAAAGACAGTATAAATTGCCAGAATGGTTTGACAGAATGGGAACTAACAATGATAATAGACAAAAAATCTTTGAATTGTTAAATAACCTTTCAGAAAACTCAAAATCATTTTATCAATTTAGTCAAACATTTATAGATACATACTACATAGAGATAATTGCGAAAAAATTATAA
- a CDS encoding guanylate kinase, whose product MIIIISSPSGVGKTTIAKNLEKSNFERIVTYTSRPKRPIEIESVDYYFIGKEKFDEFIKKDFFAEFSYVHDNYYGISKESLQSNSKHKILTIDIQGAAKIKKIMPSVVTIFLLPPSFEEWMRRISKTQRNNFDIRLKNAIKELDEVWNFEYAIVNYSIEKTVQQIRTIVSCEEAKCKKDIENLINELEINIKKRKEE is encoded by the coding sequence ATGATCATTATTATTTCAAGCCCAAGTGGCGTGGGTAAGACAACAATAGCAAAAAACCTCGAAAAATCAAATTTTGAGCGTATTGTTACATATACTTCAAGACCAAAACGTCCAATTGAAATAGAAAGCGTTGATTATTACTTTATAGGAAAAGAAAAGTTTGATGAATTTATAAAAAAAGATTTTTTTGCTGAGTTTTCTTATGTCCACGATAACTACTATGGTATATCGAAAGAGTCCCTTCAGTCAAACTCTAAACACAAAATACTTACCATAGATATCCAAGGGGCTGCTAAAATAAAAAAAATTATGCCATCTGTTGTGACAATTTTCTTATTGCCACCTTCTTTTGAAGAGTGGATGAGAAGAATCAGTAAAACGCAAAGAAACAATTTTGATATTCGGTTAAAAAATGCTATAAAAGAGTTAGATGAGGTATGGAATTTTGAATATGCTATTGTAAATTATTCAATAGAGAAAACAGTTCAACAAATTCGAACTATTGTATCTTGCGAAGAAGCAAAATGCAAAAAAGATATAGAAAATTTAATAAATGAGTTGGAAATTAATATAAAAAAGCGAAAGGAGGAATAA
- a CDS encoding cation diffusion facilitator family transporter, with amino-acid sequence MHQHSSNDNKNIIAVIFINFFVSCFEILGGYLSGSLLLISDALHNLSDSVSIVISYIAIVLAHKKTNQKYTFGYKRAEILAAFINSGILILITLYISFEAILRFISPNKIVPITMLIFAIISFFGNILSTIILHSKSKHSFNIKSTYLHMLSDALASFAVIVSALLILYFKFYAIDSILTIIIAIYILREAIQLLIKSTKILMESSPDTLNLEEIKMAIESIDNVKNVHHVHMWSVSGNDIFLEIHIELNDMLLSQTEIIKQKVYNILKEKKINHINIQFETNSCLSKSILCEDKF; translated from the coding sequence GTGCACCAGCATAGTTCTAATGATAACAAAAATATAATCGCAGTAATATTTATTAATTTCTTTGTTAGTTGTTTTGAAATTTTAGGGGGCTATTTATCTGGTAGTTTATTATTGATTAGTGACGCGCTGCATAATTTAAGTGATTCTGTATCCATAGTTATTAGCTACATCGCTATAGTATTGGCCCATAAAAAAACGAATCAAAAATACACTTTTGGTTATAAACGAGCTGAAATTTTGGCCGCTTTTATAAATTCTGGTATTTTAATTTTAATTACATTATACATTTCTTTCGAAGCTATTCTGAGATTCATATCGCCAAATAAAATTGTACCCATAACAATGCTAATTTTTGCTATAATTAGTTTTTTTGGTAACATATTAAGCACTATAATTTTACATTCGAAATCAAAACATAGTTTTAATATAAAATCAACTTATTTACATATGTTAAGTGATGCACTAGCTTCTTTCGCTGTAATCGTTAGTGCACTTTTAATACTATATTTTAAGTTTTACGCGATAGACTCAATTTTAACAATTATTATAGCTATTTATATACTAAGAGAAGCTATTCAATTGCTTATTAAGTCAACAAAAATTCTTATGGAAAGCTCTCCTGATACTTTAAATTTAGAGGAAATTAAAATGGCTATCGAGTCAATTGATAACGTTAAAAATGTGCACCATGTTCATATGTGGTCCGTCTCAGGCAATGATATTTTTTTAGAAATTCATATAGAACTTAATGACATGTTGTTAAGTCAAACGGAAATTATAAAACAAAAAGTATATAATATATTAAAAGAAAAAAAAATTAATCACATAAATATTCAATTTGAAACAAATTCATGTTTATCGAAATCAATATTGTGTGAAGATAAATTTTAG
- a CDS encoding DUF370 domain-containing protein, which translates to MKICVNIGFGSIVNKERVIAILSPDSTPIKKLKDEFKNTGKIIDATKGKKTRAILITDSGHIIMSAIAPQTLAERINET; encoded by the coding sequence ATGAAAATTTGCGTTAACATTGGCTTTGGCAGTATTGTAAACAAAGAGCGCGTAATTGCAATATTAAGTCCCGACTCTACACCTATTAAAAAACTAAAGGATGAGTTCAAAAATACGGGCAAGATTATTGATGCTACAAAAGGTAAAAAAACGCGTGCCATATTGATAACAGACTCAGGACATATTATAATGTCTGCAATAGCGCCCCAAACATTGGCAGAGCGCATAAATGAGACCTAA
- the rpoZ gene encoding DNA-directed RNA polymerase subunit omega: protein METTVELVHKALEHIESKYALVKVAAIRTHALYRGDKPLINVKPNMHKNTVIALKEIAQGFWSIK, encoded by the coding sequence ATGGAAACAACTGTTGAGCTTGTACACAAAGCATTAGAGCACATTGAAAGCAAATACGCCTTAGTAAAAGTAGCAGCTATTAGGACGCATGCGCTATATAGGGGAGATAAACCACTTATAAATGTTAAACCCAATATGCATAAAAATACTGTAATAGCACTAAAAGAAATAGCACAAGGCTTTTGGAGTATAAAATAG
- the lptB gene encoding LPS export ABC transporter ATP-binding protein, translated as MIECRNLVKKYKTKIAVNNINLTAKKSEIVGLLGPNGAGKTTTFYMISGFIRPNSGQIFLDNQDITKMPIHKRSKIGISYLPQEPSVFTGLAVEQNIYSVLEFVDTKNKKERLEELLEEFNLTNIRKTKAYAISGGERRRVEVARALATNPKFLLLDEPFSGIDPLMVEQLKKMIFALKEKGLGVIITDHNVRETLDIVDKAYILYDGKVIKEGTKMDIVNDERLAKIYLGETFKL; from the coding sequence ATGATTGAGTGTAGAAACCTTGTTAAAAAATACAAAACAAAAATCGCTGTAAACAATATTAATCTAACAGCAAAAAAAAGTGAGATTGTGGGGCTTTTAGGTCCAAATGGTGCCGGAAAGACCACCACATTTTATATGATATCTGGTTTTATAAGGCCAAATAGTGGACAAATTTTTCTTGATAATCAAGACATTACAAAAATGCCCATACATAAGCGCTCAAAAATTGGCATCTCTTATCTACCGCAAGAGCCTTCTGTATTTACTGGGTTAGCAGTGGAGCAAAATATTTATTCTGTACTTGAATTTGTTGATACAAAAAATAAAAAAGAACGCTTAGAAGAGTTACTTGAAGAGTTTAACTTAACTAATATAAGGAAAACTAAAGCCTACGCAATAAGCGGCGGAGAGCGCAGGAGAGTTGAAGTTGCGCGAGCACTTGCAACAAATCCTAAGTTTTTACTTTTGGACGAGCCTTTTTCTGGTATTGATCCACTAATGGTGGAACAGCTAAAAAAAATGATTTTTGCTTTAAAAGAAAAAGGTCTAGGCGTAATCATTACAGACCATAATGTTAGAGAAACACTTGATATAGTAGATAAAGCCTATATACTATATGATGGTAAGGTGATTAAAGAAGGCACTAAGATGGATATTGTAAACGATGAGAGATTAGCTAAAATATATTTGGGCGAAACATTTAAACTATAA
- a CDS encoding ribonuclease R family protein: protein MSKKHRNKKITIKGLFKVNKTHYSIITEENTYSVEKDLFDFSDKFAQDGDEVKVLFIWARHPKAKLLSVTKRHNKYVVGYVKKINSSYFFVPLKTKFLIKLSGKVNEESLVKAQIIQLKNTEVAKVIQTYSNSSENDEAIIIAKYNLPTEFNSEVGCELQSINEPSKEDFVDRSDFRNLSTLTIDGADAKDFDDAIDIEFLNDGYRLYVHIADVSYYAKDNSAIEKSALDRGFSVYFPQSNIPMLPRKLSDDICSLVPGKDRLAFTVILDFDKKGNRKAFKFTKSIIRNKNRLTYDFVEDCLNGKVDCDENLKSYLHKMKILAKILSARRFLKGSLELDIKEPVFIIENNEVVNIVQRPKIFAYEIIEEFMLAANKAVADYLKNKKKLFLHRIHEKPQTTKLMNLVSQLKEMDYIFPKKTNAKKIQKFIQSIDATKRGIVSKLILRSLERAEYSLEDIGHFALGFENYTHFTSPIRRFPDLIIHKILSRTLLNMKEYPYKKLESIVKQVQKRELVTEAAEYFAKDIEQARFVGKYIGKTFNGTIVSMIGSGVFVELKEIFAEGFLPYSALKDDFYTFFEQKQMIIGRKTRKVYRLGDFIKVKPTKVDIYEGKIDLELEN, encoded by the coding sequence ATGTCTAAAAAACATAGAAATAAAAAGATTACTATAAAAGGCTTATTTAAAGTTAACAAAACTCACTATTCCATTATAACAGAGGAAAATACATATTCGGTAGAAAAAGATTTATTTGATTTTTCAGATAAATTTGCACAAGATGGTGATGAGGTTAAAGTGCTTTTTATTTGGGCTAGGCATCCGAAAGCAAAACTCTTAAGTGTAACAAAAAGACACAATAAGTATGTGGTTGGCTATGTAAAGAAAATCAATTCTTCGTACTTTTTTGTACCACTAAAAACAAAATTTTTAATAAAATTATCAGGCAAAGTAAACGAAGAAAGCTTAGTAAAAGCTCAAATCATACAGCTAAAAAATACCGAAGTTGCTAAAGTTATCCAAACATACTCTAACTCATCTGAAAACGACGAGGCGATTATAATTGCCAAATACAACCTGCCAACAGAATTTAATTCAGAAGTTGGATGTGAGTTACAATCCATAAATGAGCCAAGTAAGGAAGATTTTGTAGACAGAAGTGACTTTAGGAACTTAAGCACACTAACAATTGATGGCGCTGATGCTAAAGATTTTGACGATGCTATAGATATCGAGTTTTTAAACGACGGTTATAGACTCTACGTACACATTGCTGATGTAAGCTATTATGCCAAAGATAATAGCGCAATTGAAAAAAGCGCTCTTGATCGAGGATTTAGCGTATATTTTCCTCAAAGCAATATACCCATGCTACCAAGAAAACTATCAGACGATATCTGCTCGCTTGTGCCAGGCAAAGACAGACTTGCATTTACAGTAATTTTAGATTTTGATAAAAAGGGAAATCGAAAGGCTTTTAAATTTACAAAAAGCATTATAAGAAACAAAAATCGATTGACATACGATTTTGTCGAAGATTGCCTAAATGGCAAAGTTGATTGTGATGAAAATTTAAAATCGTACTTGCACAAAATGAAAATTTTGGCAAAAATTTTAAGCGCAAGGAGATTTTTAAAAGGCAGCCTTGAGTTAGATATTAAAGAACCAGTCTTTATAATAGAAAATAATGAGGTAGTTAATATAGTACAAAGACCAAAAATATTTGCTTACGAAATAATAGAAGAATTTATGCTTGCTGCAAATAAAGCAGTTGCAGATTATCTAAAAAATAAAAAAAAGCTTTTTTTACACAGAATTCATGAAAAACCACAAACCACCAAACTAATGAATTTGGTTTCACAGCTAAAAGAAATGGATTATATATTTCCAAAAAAAACAAACGCAAAAAAAATACAAAAATTTATTCAATCAATAGACGCAACCAAAAGGGGCATTGTATCAAAATTAATCTTAAGAAGTTTAGAAAGGGCAGAGTACTCCTTGGAAGACATTGGCCACTTTGCACTCGGTTTTGAAAATTACACACACTTCACATCACCTATTAGACGCTTCCCCGATTTGATCATACATAAAATACTTTCCCGCACGTTACTTAACATGAAGGAGTATCCCTATAAAAAACTTGAAAGCATAGTAAAGCAAGTTCAAAAGAGAGAACTTGTCACAGAAGCTGCCGAATACTTTGCAAAAGACATTGAACAGGCAAGGTTTGTTGGTAAATACATAGGTAAAACCTTCAACGGCACCATTGTTTCTATGATAGGAAGCGGAGTGTTTGTTGAGCTAAAAGAGATATTTGCAGAAGGTTTTTTGCCATATAGTGCGCTAAAAGATGATTTCTACACATTTTTTGAGCAAAAACAAATGATTATTGGAAGAAAAACAAGAAAAGTTTATAGGTTGGGCGACTTTATCAAGGTAAAACCTACGAAGGTGGATATCTATGAAGGAAAAATTGATCTAGAATTAGAGAATTAG